The Triticum urartu cultivar G1812 chromosome 6, Tu2.1, whole genome shotgun sequence genome includes the window TAATCTAGTTGTATGGTTTACGATTGCTAGGTCCATGCTAGTTGGTAGTAATCTCATCCATTTGTGTAGTAACATCATGCACTCTATATAGTAAAGGCATTATTTCAACTTGTGTAGTAAAGCATTTACTAGAAGCAACGATCTAATGATCTTTTTCATGGAAGCATTACTATGTGCACAACTTCATTTACGAGGAATCATATATATAAAAGGAAAGTAGGTTGGCTGTTTTGCATGGAGTGCTCCATGGCAACCGTAACTCATTTAATTTTGTTACGGTGCTTGCCAGAAATTTGACCGTGGTTAGCATGTTGGCCGATTTGCGGGGCTTGCTACTATGACATGAAGGCTTCATTCAGACCAGTGATGATACTTTGCGCAACATAAATGGGAAAGTAGAGGCACTCTTCCATATAATGAGGTTTATAATGTATGTGTTTATATTGTACTATAATTGTTTGAATAACTTAGCATATGTTCAGATGTATGATATCTGTAATTTAAGCGCTTGAATTTTAAATATAAATATAATATTCGCAGCCGCAACTACCATATTCGCAGCAGCAACCATTTCGACCACAACAACCATATCCACAACCGCAACCACAGTATTCGCAACCACAACAACCAATTTCGCatcagcagcaacagcaacaacaacaacaacaacaacaacaacaacaacaacaacaacaacaacaacaacaacaacaacaacaacaaatcCTTCAACAAATTTTGCAACAACAACTGATTCCATGCATGGATGTTGTATTGCAACAACACAACATAGCGCATGGAAGCTCACAATTTTTGCAACAAAGTACTTACCAGTTGTTGCAAGAATTGTGTTGTCAGCACCTATGGCAGATCCCTGAGCAGTCGCAGTGCCAAGCCATCCACAATGTTGTTCATGCTATTATTCTGCATCAacaaaaaaaacaacaacaacaaccatcGAGCCAGGTCTCCTTCCAACAGCCTCAGCAACAATATCCATCAGGACAGGGCTCCTTTCGGCCATCTCGGCAAAACCCACAGGCCCAGGGctctgtccagcctcaacaactGCCCCAGTTCGAGGAAATAAGGAACCTAGCGCTACAGACGCTACCTGCAATGTGCAATGTCTACATCCCTCCATATTGCACCATCGCGCCATTTGGCATCTTTGGTACTAACTGAGAAGAGAATAACTCTAGTACTAGATATATGAAACACCGTTTTCTTAGTCCATGGTTTGGTCGTTGTAGCGGTGAAAAAATAAAGTGACATGCACTATCATGTAAGAACCCGAACTATACTAGTTCAAACTTGGGAATAAAAGACAAACAAAGGTCTTGTCTACATATTTACGTTGCATTAATCTAAAGATAACAAAATGAGTCTGAAATTTGAATTAAATTGAAGTATTTTCTTGGCCTTTCAAATTGAGTATTATTAAAGTAGTAAGGACTATCCACATCCTTGGCTTGCCCCTGATCAATTATTTCCAGAGAAGCATTCAATTCATCAATCAATTACATTGATTTTTTTGGCTGGTACTTCTCCTCAACATCAGTATATTCATTGTGGCGGCAAGAATGAGGTACCGGTGCTCTAGAGGAGTGCCAGCTAACTGCCTCTCATGTGAAGGGGTACGGGCGCGGGAGAGGTATTTCTTGTGGGCCAAGGGACTAAGAAGCGACTATGGCACTGGTACAGATGCTCACAATGCCCCATAGTTTGTTTTTGGTTTACAGGAAAATGCACATCCATACCGGCCTGGGGAATATAGGACCGTATTGGATGGAAAACCATGTACGGATGGTTGCGAGTGGTTTGAGGGTTAGCTTTTGTAACTCTCGGTTAGTTATTCTATAGCAATTCCCTGCTAATGATGTcacgtcaccacgattactgttgttAGCCTCACAATTATTCAATCCCaatcaaattcaaattcaaaataaaggcaaacatcaaaattttcaaacattaaaactaaaatctTTGAGAGGTGACAAATAATGCAtaagtaattatggtggagaaaccacactttaataaaatgtttaaatactctaaaatgaaaaaaaacaaTGGCTTAAACTATTATTTAAATGCTTTTAAAATAGTAAAAATGTTCTAACTAAATTAATTGGGTACCAAACTTTTGGTGGCAATGGTATATTTAGTAGAACTAATTTAGATGCTAATTATATAATTTACAAAATTAGAGTAAATTGAAAAATAGGATAAAATAGAAAAGGAAAGACAAAACAAATAAAAGCAAAAGGGGGCAACCCCTCACTGGGCCTCGGCCTAGCTAGCCACTGGCTAGCTAGgccagccccgccgcctcccttaaccccctcccccccccactCCCCCATCAGACCCTAGCTCGATCGCCCCAGTTCCCCCACACCCCCTTGTCAGCCTCCCACCTCTTGATCTcatctggatcggggaggggaTCGCCCCCATTGACCTCGTCACCATCGCCGGATCGCCCACCGGCGTCGCCAGACCTCCTCCCCGCCGCCCATCTCCGGCTCACCTTCCCTCTCACTCCTCTTCCCCgacccgatctggatcgggaacAGGCAATGAGCCTGACACCCCCCCCCTTCACAGGCGTCGTCACCGTGCGCCACCACCACCGCCCGAAGACCTCGCCGTCACCGGACCTTGCGTcgcctcctcgtatccctcccgACTCGCGTCCTCAAGCCAGGCCGACCCCCTTCTCGGCAACGCTGTGAGCCGCCCCCCGTTTCCATCCTCTTTCCACCACGTTCACCACGACGCCCGCCGTGCCCCTTGTCGCGCGCACgcccaccaccgcgccagccccCGCTCCGCGCACGACCCTAGCCGAGCCCGCGCCGTGATCCCCTTGTCCGCCCCGCCTTCGTCCCGCGCTCGCCGCGGTCCCGATGCTCCCCCGCGCCCTCTTTCGGGGGCGCCGGCTGCCCCTGTCCTGCTGCTCGCCGCCGCGCCGTGCCACCGCTCTACTGCTACGTTACTACTGCGCTGCGGCCGCCGCCCCTTCCTGCTGCTTCGCCAGCGCCGAAGCTCCTGGTTTGCTCCGCCGCTGCTCATGCTTAACCGCCAGCCTAAACGGCCTAACCCCCCCGGCTAATGAACCCCCACTAACCCACTGACACCGGTACCCACATTCCCTAATTAACCATTTTTTGGAATTTTGATAATTTTTATAAAAGGATGAACATATTTAAAAGCATTATTTTTTTAAAGAAAGAAGAATCTGAAACACTCTGTATCTTAAAAAACACGCTCGGTGTCTGCCATTAAAAAAAAGATTGTTGATGTCCATACCAGGTAGTATAAAGTTGAGAAAGTCATAGGGATATCCTTTGATGGTGCCTCCTTCAACTTAGCACTACCATTGAGTGAAACAAAAATGGTGTAATTGTTTTTAGCAGGATATACAAATGATGGAATTGTTGTATACTATTCGAGAGTTCAGGGGGAAAAATATGATAGGCCCCTATCCAATAAACATTCCTCAAGACTCTTGTTCACATGGTCACAACATGTTCTAATATAACCAATTCCAGCACTCCCCATCACGGCTAAATTTCATATTGATGCACCATTGTCACATTCTCTCTACTCTTCATTCCTCCCTCTCTCCACCCTGTCTCACCAATGATGTCGGTGGCATCCAGAGTTGAGGAATATCTTAATTGTTAGCAAGTCCAGTTAGCTCCAAATATCTTCTCCCTTAAGAAATATTTATTTCCAATATTTCACTCATTTTTAATTATTGTATGTGACGATGTATTCATAAGATGTGGTAGGCACGAATATTAAACTATGACAGTAAAAACAAACAACGTCAACTAATTAGGGCAACTCCAACGCGCCGACACAAACTGTCTACATGTGTCCGTTTGGGCCACAAATAAATCACGGCCCAACACGACGACACAAATGGACGAGCGTTTGTTTTTTGTCCGCTTGAGATCTTTTTCATACCTAAATTTGGGCCGGGTTTGCGTCGGCGCGGACAAGAAGCAGACACGGGGGACACCCTCCCTTGTCCTCCCCCTGGCCTGCGAGTAGGTGGCACATTGGCCATTGCCCTTCTCTTCCATCGACAACCACCACACCTGGCTACCTCTCCCTCGCTGTTGCCGCCCGGTTCCCGTGCCCAGGCCGCCCCTCGCACCCACATACCACCCCAGCAGCAAGCCATACCTGACGACTATTCTTGCCGGCGTTGGTGGATAGTTTTCGCCGCCGTTGTAGCACCCCAACGTCCAGGCCACCCCTCACCTCCACCGCCAGCAGCAACACTCCCAGCGCGGCTACTATGAGATTTATATTTTATCTTTCAAATATATTTATGCTAATTTTAATTTTATTTGATTTGTAAACCATGAGATTTTATTTGGTTGTGAAACTATGAAATATTTGTATTTCGTTGAACTATGTGAACTTTGGacaatttttttatatatacaaaaAAAGCTGACTGGATACCGGCCGCACGGATGAAAATGTGTCAACGCGTTGGGCACACTACCAATCAAAATGTGAATAGGGTGAACAAAGCCAACAACACCGACCCAATGGACAAAAAATGACAAAATCCGCTGTGTTTACGTCGATGCCTTGGCGTTGCCCTCATACCAGTGctcatttagaaaaaaaatatCAATGCTCATTTAGGCCAAAAAAAATTGCAATCGGTGCTAGTGCTAGCACCTTCTGGTCGGCGCAGCCATTGAAAAGAACAAATCCACACCAACAAATTCCCACCGAGAAGCTCTCCACTGCATGTACTTTTTATTCTGCATCTCCATTCCTCTAGAGCAGCGGCGCTCTTTTCCTCTTCTATCCATCCATCCAGCGAGCCCACGAACCCCATTACTCCATGAGTGCTGCTCTTCTATCTATCTGTGCTCCAGCCACACCACACACGCGCCCGTGTCTTCCACAGCTCACGCCGTGGCGTTCCCCTATCTCTTCTTGCTCGTGGCGTCCAGATCGAGCACGGATGCGCGTGGTAAGCTCCTCCCACCCCGCCCCTGATCCCCTCTTTTGGTGTTTGTTCCGTTGACCCCATCTCTCTCTCCTGATTTCCCAGGCCCGTTGACCCCATCTCTCCGATTACCCGGGCCGTATCGCGCGCGACCGATGGCTGCTTCATGTTCGTTGGCTGGGCCTGTGCGCACGGGGCTGGCTGAGCGTGTGGCAGAGGCACGGCAGCGGTGCCCTGCTCAGGGTCGACCTCGGCGGCTGCTTGACGTGGCCGCGTGGATCTGGCGCCTGTTATGGGGCTTTGGGCCCAGATCTCGTTGGTGGGCGCTTGGATGAATTTTGCTGAACCATCATCTCGACTCTCTCTTCTTCAAGAAACAAAACATGCACTCCGAAGTGAGAGGCGTAAGAAAACTCCATTTGTTGCAGCCGTAAGGGAGGCATGGCTCGCCACAGCGGCATCCTCCTCATCCTGATTCTCCCCGTTATCGCCGGCACGGCGTCAGGGTCCACCTTGGTGGGTGACAGGTGCGCCGCGGGCTCGCAGTCCTCGTCTAGCGCCGGGATgcgcagcgcctcctgctccccGGTAGCCGGGGCCCCTCCTCCGCCACGTCTGCATACGAAGAAACGGAGGACACGCCAAAGGGATTTTTTGTTTTACCGAATCATTTTTCCCAAAGCCACTTATGTAGGTAGTGCGGGTTCAATTTCCAAAAAAAGAAGGGCCTTTTTGTAAAAGTGCCATGACGGGTGTGCGGGCAGAAGCAATAgatgctttattattaggtaaagatacAACGTCGGCTACGTGGAAGCCGACTGGCTTCAGTCGGCCATGGGTAAGCCGATAGGCCTCAATCGGCCGTGGGTAGGCCGACAAgtcgaaatcactaattaagaagtactcgttgcaaagaacacttcactttcccaggttgcgacaagtgatgcacatgcagcacgccacttgtcgcaacctggaagttttcctttttttcgtagattcgtttattcaaaatgttttaaATCGTATGTCCAAATCTCGAACCATTTTCATCATTAGATTCCTcacgtcgagatcttcaaaactagatcccatattgataggttttgacgaactttttttcatgaaaaaaaccggacgaaaaaaccgaaccgggagcacggtttttttcctttctgaaagaGGCACGCCCATGCCTCTTGCGAAAtcacacccgtgcctcttgtGGAAACAAAACCATGACTatcgtgaaagaaaaaaaaacagaaaacacgtttttttccattttcgagaggcacgaccgtgactctcgcgaaagcacaaccatgcctctcgcggaagcaaaaccgtaactctcgcgaaagaaaaaaaaataaaaaacgcgttttatttttcctttccgaaaggcacggccgtgatTTTCGCTAAAGCACAATCGTGCCTTTTGCGAAAAAAACCGTGACTTTCGCGGAAAAAGAACGTGTTTTTTTCGTGTAATTTTTTTTTAtcgaaaagctaaggaagaccggaagaaaaccaaaacgtcgaaaaaacCCAGGAAAAAAACCCTTTAAAAGCCGAAAACGTGTGCAGAAAAAAAATCCAGAGTGAGTGTCCAGAACGTGACACGTGGCGAATGACTGAGAACGCACCAAGTGACGCTGATCGTTGCGAGACTCCCGAAGAAACTTAACCATTTGCTCCACCGACAAGTGGCCGTCCCCCGTCACTGCCGCTCCACTCGGCCTGTGGGGCGTCCAGTCGGGCCCTGGGTAAGCCGATATTTCCCAGCGAGTGCTCCTATACGCCGCTCGCTGCGGCAAGATGTCCCTGTTTCGCACAGGAGGAGGTTCGCGTGGGCCGGGCCATTCGATGTCCTTCGCCGAATGAAAGAGATGCCAAAAATAAAGGGAGCGACAGTTCCAGAATCGAACCCGCAATCTCTTCATGTGCACGCTATGCCATTAGCCACTCCACCGGGTGAACTATTTGTGACAGAGGGCAGCGCCAATATAAAAATACCAAACAGAAGTAGCACAAAAAAAAACAAGTTCACAAAATTCCATAAAACATGCGGGCGAGGGATTAAACTTGCGGGTAGCATTTTTATAATTTTAGAAATAATTTTAAAAAGCATGAACCTTTTTTCAATTTGTGCACAAATTTAAAAAAACTGTAATGTTTCTTCAATATGTGAACAAATTTAGAAAAAGgaacttttttttaaaattcGCAAACATTATTGAATTTTGAACAAAATTAAACACGAGAACATTTTTTTGCATATGTCAACAAATTTTGAAACCAAAAATGTTTTTTCAATTTGTGAACATATTTGAATAACAGGAAGAATTCTTGAAATTCCTGAACATCTTTAAATTTATGAACAACAATtggaacaatttttgaaattccCCCAAAAAAATTATGTGCGAAAAAAATTTAAACATGTGACATTTtctgaatttgtgaacaaattttgaaactGGGATTTTTCTTGAAACAAAATAATTTTTGTTTTGTGAAATAACATAAAAAGGTGAACAATTTCTGAAATGAAGCGAACAATTTTTCcaagcatgaacattttttgaatctttAGAACAAATTTCGAAATGGAGAACAAATTTGGaagcacgaacattttttgaatcttgagaacaaattttgaaacaGAGAACAATTTTGAAAATCTCAAACGAAATTGGAAGCGCGAACATTTTTTGAGTGCGTGAACAAAAAATTGAAATccagaacattttttgaatttcgaaagttttgaactttttttgtaacaagaattttttttgaattttgagaacattttttcaaaatttgaacACTTTTTGGAAACACGAACAAAATTTTACATATTTtcaaaaaaaggagaagaaaataaaaagaaagaaaaaaaccaaagaaagaaagaaacagaaaaaacaaaaaaaagaaaagaaaaaaacagaaataACTATAAAtgaaaataataaataaaataaaaaagaaaaccAGAAAACCCGGTTCAAGAGCCTTCtggaaggttcccaaaaccggcCAGAAAGCATccagaaggttcccaaaaccggaaAAAGATCTAACATGAAAAAGAGctaactgggccggcccagttacTATCGAATCTGTGCGGACCTGTGCGGTAGGTGGACAATTCGCCGCATAATGCGGCGAATAGGGTTTTCCATGGCCCAGTCGGCTTCGCGGAGGCCGACAGGAGGCTGGTAATTATATTAGAGCTTTGCGTTTGTAGACGAGGATGACCGGCCTCGGCAACACACGTAACTAGCTAGCCTCGTGCTTGCAAATTACTACTGCTGCGTATTACTACATGCATGCAT containing:
- the LOC125513511 gene encoding alpha/beta-gliadin clone PTO-A10-like, with the translated sequence YSQPQLPYSQQQPFRPQQPYPQPQPQYSQPQQPISHQQQQQQQQQQQQQQQQQQQQQQQQQQQQILQQILQQQLIPCMDVVLQQHNIAHGSSQFLQQSTYQLLQELCCQHLWQIPEQSQCQAIHNVVHAIILHQQKKQQQQPSSQVSFQQPQQQYPSGQGSFRPSRQNPQAQGSVQPQQLPQFEEIRNLALQTLPAMCNVYIPPYCTIAPFGIFGTN